A window from Triticum aestivum cultivar Chinese Spring chromosome 6D, IWGSC CS RefSeq v2.1, whole genome shotgun sequence encodes these proteins:
- the LOC123141300 gene encoding protein FAR-RED ELONGATED HYPOCOTYL 3 has protein sequence MAGRVCLISMGCKKNTFLTQIYETRMKRAKPYFMNFFCAKMTSTQRSESANHLLKGYVPSGSPMHFFVRQYEKMQFDRDSEESYQEKRTKLGGVVLAQNLPIEIHASKIYTRAMFENFGEMLYEGGSYVLVEVVPCREYIARHVKKDSRDKWCKNEFLVQVNELADELKCECGMFEHFGMVCSHALKVMIQLGLQEVPAKHVLKRWTRDARDILPPEFIRSQKDQGPLKYSSRRHNNPHLLCLEIVRLGDSNVDAYTLAMEQLRNAKALLEPVADVRDGMGLSNREMAGDSAGSSIAHKQQSGAECLAMFRQLWGTIQEETSGAAYNKPRQSAI, from the exons ATGGCTGGGCGTGTATGCTTGATAAGCATGGGTTGCAAAAAAAACACATTTCTCACCCAGATTTATGAGACCAGGATGAAACGGGCTAAACCTTACTTCATGAATTTTTTCTGTGCCAAGATGACTAGCACGCAGCGGAGCGAGAGTGCAAACCATTTGCTCAAAGGGTACGTGCCGTCAGGATCCCCGATGCACTTCTTTGTTAGGCAATATGAGAAGATGCAATTTGATAGAGATTCAGAGGAGAGTTACCAGGAGAAAAGAACCAAGCTG GGTGGTGTTGTGCTGGCTCAGAACCTCCCCATCGAGATTCATGCATCGAAAATTTACACACGGGCTATGTTTGAAAATTTTGGCGAGATGCTATATGAGGGTGGGTCATATGTTCTGGTCGAAGTTGTCCCTTGTCGTGAATACATAGCAAGGCATGTAAAAAAAGATTCCCGAGACAAGTGGTGCAAAAATGAATTCCTCGTCCAGGTCAACGAGCTTGCTGATGAATTGAAATGCGAATGCGGGATGTTTGAGCATTTTGGCATGGTCTGTAGTCATGCACTAAAG GTGATGATCCAGCTTGGTCTGCAAGAGGTTCCGGCAAAACATGTGCTGAAGCGTTGGACAAGGGATGCAAGGGATATACTGCCTCCAGAATTTATCCGTTCCCAGAAAGACCAAGGTCCTCTCAAGTACTCCTCGCGGCGACATAACAATCCGCATCTACTTTGCCTTGAAATTGTTAGACTTGGTGATAGCAATGTCGATGCATATACTCTTGCCATGGAGCAGCTAAGAAATGCAAAGGCATTGCTTGAACCGGTAGCCGATGTACGTGATGGCATGGGATTATCCAACAGAGAAATGGCGGGTGATTCTGCAGGCTCGTCTATAGCGCACAAACAACAATCAGGTGCAGAGTGTCTCGCAATGTTCAGACAGCTTTGGGGCACCATCCAAGAAGAGACCAGCGGGGCGGCCTACAACAAGCCGCGACAAAGCGCCATATGA